The proteins below are encoded in one region of Pseudomonas sp. SCB32:
- a CDS encoding DUF2063 domain-containing protein — MAETLREQQLCMTRFIRDPQGHEPPLGIEARRLAVYRQLFFGNLQSLLAGNFPALRASLPDDQWQSLTEDFYARYRCRTPLFTEVAGEFVEYLEGRAEQPGWVAELAHYEWVEIALLLSDKAEPAHDPDGDLLDGVPLLSSLAVPLAYVWPVSHIGPGNIPMAAPAEPALLLARRGADLRVHFSRLAPLAHALLVSLQQWQLTGREHLKALAEIAGIELAAIEPQGIALLRSLKEQGVVLGTRPNCTTLTRPLLARP; from the coding sequence ATGGCTGAGACCCTGCGCGAACAGCAGCTGTGCATGACCCGATTCATCCGCGACCCGCAGGGCCACGAGCCGCCGCTGGGCATCGAGGCGCGGCGCCTGGCGGTGTACCGGCAGCTGTTCTTCGGCAACCTGCAATCGCTGCTGGCCGGCAACTTCCCGGCGTTGCGCGCCAGCCTGCCGGACGATCAGTGGCAGTCGCTCACCGAGGACTTCTACGCCCGTTACCGCTGTCGGACGCCGCTGTTCACCGAAGTGGCCGGCGAATTCGTCGAGTATCTGGAGGGTCGCGCCGAGCAGCCCGGCTGGGTCGCCGAACTGGCCCACTACGAGTGGGTCGAGATCGCGCTGTTGCTCAGTGACAAGGCCGAGCCGGCGCATGACCCGGACGGCGACCTGCTCGACGGCGTGCCCCTGCTGTCCAGCCTTGCCGTGCCGCTGGCCTATGTCTGGCCGGTCAGCCACATCGGCCCCGGCAACATCCCGATGGCGGCCCCGGCCGAACCTGCGCTGCTGCTGGCCCGCCGAGGCGCCGACCTGAGGGTGCATTTCTCGCGTCTCGCGCCGCTGGCCCATGCCCTGCTGGTGTCGCTGCAGCAGTGGCAGCTAACCGGCCGTGAACACCTCAAGGCGCTGGCGGAAATCGCCGGCATCGAACTGGCTGCCATCGAGCCCCAGGGCATCGCCCTGCTGCGCAGCCTCAAAGAGCAAGGCGTGGTGCTCGGCACCCGCCCCAACTGCACCACTCTCACCCGTCCACTTCTGGCACGACCCTGA
- a CDS encoding organic hydroperoxide resistance protein: MTNALATILYTAQTHTTGGRDGRGQTTDGSLDLPLSPPGSGRHGTNPEQLFAIGWSACFIGALRRAGQKYNIRLPDGVAVDAEVSLGNTADGGFALAARLIVHLPGLSTEDKERLVAEAHQICPYSKATRGNIEVGFVIP; this comes from the coding sequence ATGACCAACGCCCTGGCAACCATTCTCTACACCGCCCAGACCCACACCACCGGCGGCCGCGACGGGCGCGGCCAGACCACCGACGGCTCGCTGGACCTGCCACTGAGCCCGCCCGGCTCCGGCCGCCACGGCACCAATCCGGAGCAGCTGTTCGCCATCGGCTGGTCCGCCTGCTTCATCGGCGCCCTGCGCCGGGCCGGGCAGAAGTACAACATCCGCCTGCCGGACGGGGTGGCGGTGGATGCCGAAGTGTCCCTGGGCAATACGGCCGACGGTGGCTTCGCCCTGGCCGCCCGGCTCATCGTGCACCTGCCCGGCCTGTCGACGGAAGACAAGGAGAGGCTGGTGGCCGAAGCTCACCAGATCTGCCCTTACTCCAAGGCGACTCGCGGGAACATCGAGGTGGGCTTCGTCATTCCCTGA
- a CDS encoding DoxX family protein: MTLLTLNPIKAVFDQLDRLAAWGWDIPLRLFLAWEFLESGLEKWHGDNWFEQIHANFPFPFNHFSAGFDWQVSMWAELIAPVLLLLGLGTRFASASLIVVTIVAIAAVHWPAQWSSLAELAQGYSITDHGFGNYKLPLIYLVALLPLVLKGAGAFSVDGLVRRFLGTSRTA; this comes from the coding sequence ATGACCCTGCTCACCCTGAATCCGATCAAAGCCGTCTTCGACCAACTCGACCGCCTCGCCGCCTGGGGCTGGGACATCCCCCTGCGGCTGTTCCTGGCCTGGGAATTCCTCGAGTCAGGCCTGGAGAAATGGCACGGCGACAACTGGTTCGAACAGATCCACGCCAACTTCCCATTCCCCTTCAATCACTTCTCCGCCGGCTTCGACTGGCAAGTGTCGATGTGGGCCGAGCTGATCGCGCCGGTGTTGCTGTTGCTGGGACTGGGTACCCGCTTCGCCTCGGCCTCGCTGATCGTCGTGACCATCGTCGCCATCGCCGCCGTGCACTGGCCGGCGCAGTGGTCGAGCCTGGCGGAACTGGCCCAGGGGTACTCGATCACCGACCATGGATTCGGCAACTACAAGCTGCCGTTGATCTATCTGGTGGCCTTGCTCCCGCTGGTGTTGAAGGGTGCGGGGGCGTTCAGTGTGGATGGTCTGGTGCGGCGATTCCTGGGGACTTCGCGCACGGCATGA
- a CDS encoding ferric reductase-like transmembrane domain-containing protein, with product MNRPAETASLHGWRLFSLLSLLVLIVTALALWAQPQWVEALRSAIRTTARTSFTLFLATFLASSLAALVPSDLTRSLLRERRFLGLAFAFSHAVHAVLIILYVKFFPETFWHGRSTAANIPGSIGYLFIILLTITSFPYAVRLLGARVWKGLHSTGTWVIAGVFFLSFYKRLPLGSWYPLGFGLIFSAIAFKLIAKLAVRRRRNASPAAVPSAIR from the coding sequence ATGAACCGTCCCGCCGAAACCGCCAGCCTGCATGGCTGGCGCCTGTTCTCCCTGCTTTCGCTGCTGGTGCTGATAGTCACCGCGCTGGCCCTGTGGGCGCAGCCGCAATGGGTGGAGGCCCTGCGCAGCGCGATCCGCACCACTGCGCGTACGTCCTTCACACTGTTCCTCGCCACCTTCCTCGCTTCGTCGCTGGCGGCCCTGGTGCCCAGTGACCTCACCCGTAGCCTGCTGCGCGAGCGGCGCTTCCTGGGCCTGGCCTTCGCCTTCTCCCACGCCGTGCACGCGGTGCTGATCATCCTCTACGTGAAGTTCTTCCCCGAGACCTTCTGGCACGGCCGCAGCACCGCCGCGAATATCCCCGGTTCGATCGGTTACCTGTTCATCATCCTGCTGACGATCACCTCCTTTCCCTACGCAGTGAGGCTGCTCGGTGCCCGCGTCTGGAAGGGCCTGCACAGCACCGGCACCTGGGTGATCGCCGGGGTGTTCTTCCTGTCCTTCTACAAGCGCCTGCCGCTGGGCTCCTGGTACCCGCTGGGCTTCGGCCTGATCTTCAGTGCCATCGCCTTCAAGCTCATCGCCAAGCTGGCCGTACGCCGGCGTCGTAACGCGAGTCCGGCCGCCGTTCCGAGCGCAATCCGCTGA
- a CDS encoding ATP-binding protein produces MKSVLHWPRTLAARLALIFLAGLVFAYSLSFCSQFYERYQSARSMMLGNLETDVSTAVALLDRLPAEEREHWLPMVQRPNYRYLLSDGQPGEPMNMAQAPMAASSIADVVGPRYALRFENIPGAIPHFQVHLKLADGSPLTIDVTPRGVPVAQWLPWVLVVQLALLLFCTWLAVRLAIRPLTQLAHAVDHLDPDAPAPELDEHGPSEVAYAARAFNALQGRIGSYLKERMQLLAAISHDLQTPITRMKLRVEQMDDSPERERLWSDLEEMQHLVREGVAYARSMDGASEAAVKVNLDAFLDSLVLDYQDSGQAVELQGNSNAVLETRPHALRRVLTNLVDNALKFGGSAQVEVERDTQGIVCVRVLDNGPGIPNEELADVVKPFYRVESSRNRSTGGTGLGLAIAQQLSQALGGTLSLSNRPTGGLCAQLELRPSA; encoded by the coding sequence ATGAAATCCGTCCTGCACTGGCCACGCACGCTGGCCGCGCGCCTGGCGCTGATCTTCCTCGCCGGCCTGGTGTTCGCCTACAGCCTGTCGTTCTGCTCGCAGTTCTACGAGCGCTACCAGAGCGCGCGCAGCATGATGCTGGGCAACCTGGAAACCGACGTCAGCACCGCCGTTGCCCTGCTCGATCGCCTGCCGGCGGAGGAGCGCGAACACTGGCTGCCCATGGTGCAGCGGCCCAACTATCGCTACCTGCTGAGCGATGGCCAGCCCGGCGAGCCGATGAACATGGCGCAGGCACCCATGGCCGCGAGCTCCATCGCCGATGTCGTCGGGCCGCGTTACGCGCTGCGCTTCGAGAACATCCCCGGCGCCATCCCGCACTTCCAGGTGCACCTGAAACTGGCCGACGGCAGCCCGCTGACCATCGACGTGACGCCCAGGGGCGTGCCGGTGGCGCAGTGGCTGCCGTGGGTGCTGGTGGTGCAACTGGCATTGCTGCTGTTCTGCACCTGGCTGGCTGTGCGCCTGGCGATCCGCCCGTTGACCCAGCTGGCCCATGCAGTGGACCACCTCGACCCGGACGCTCCAGCCCCAGAGCTGGACGAGCATGGCCCCAGCGAGGTCGCCTACGCCGCCCGCGCCTTCAATGCGCTGCAAGGGCGCATCGGTTCATACCTCAAGGAGCGCATGCAACTGCTAGCGGCCATCTCCCACGACCTGCAGACCCCCATCACGCGAATGAAACTGCGCGTCGAGCAGATGGATGACTCGCCCGAGCGCGAACGCCTGTGGAGCGACCTGGAAGAAATGCAGCACCTGGTCCGCGAAGGCGTGGCCTACGCACGCAGCATGGACGGCGCCAGCGAAGCGGCGGTCAAGGTCAACCTCGACGCCTTCCTCGACAGCCTGGTCCTCGATTACCAGGACAGCGGTCAGGCCGTGGAGCTGCAAGGCAACAGCAACGCCGTGCTGGAAACCCGCCCCCACGCGCTGCGCCGGGTACTCACCAACCTGGTGGACAACGCGCTGAAGTTCGGCGGTTCGGCGCAGGTGGAAGTCGAGCGCGACACCCAGGGCATCGTGTGTGTTCGTGTACTGGACAACGGCCCGGGCATTCCCAACGAAGAACTGGCCGATGTGGTGAAACCCTTCTACCGGGTGGAAAGCTCGCGTAACCGCAGCACCGGCGGCACCGGCCTTGGGCTGGCGATTGCCCAGCAGCTGAGCCAGGCGCTGGGCGGCACGCTGAGCCTGTCCAACCGCCCCACCGGCGGGCTGTGTGCGCAGCTGGAGCTGCGCCCCTCCGCCTGA
- a CDS encoding response regulator — MDHVDHVLIVDDDREIRELVGNYLKKNGLRVSLAADGRQMRAFLDGNSVDLIVLDIMMPGDDGLKLCRELRVGKHKSTPVLMLTARNDETDRIVGLEMGADDYLTKPFSARELLARINAVLRRTRMLPPNLQVSEASRLIGFGRWKLDTTARHLLDEDGTLVALSGAEYRLLRVFVDHPQRVLSREQLLNLTQGREADIFDRSIDLLVSRLRQRLLDDAREPAYIKTVRSEGYVFALAVELIEPNE, encoded by the coding sequence ATGGACCATGTCGATCACGTACTCATCGTCGATGACGACCGCGAGATCCGCGAGCTGGTCGGCAACTACCTGAAGAAGAACGGCCTTCGCGTAAGCCTGGCTGCGGACGGCCGGCAGATGCGCGCCTTCCTCGACGGCAATAGCGTGGACCTGATCGTGCTGGACATCATGATGCCCGGCGACGACGGCCTGAAGCTGTGCCGTGAGTTGCGCGTGGGCAAGCACAAGTCCACCCCGGTGCTGATGCTCACCGCGCGCAACGACGAAACCGACCGCATCGTCGGTCTGGAGATGGGCGCCGACGACTACCTCACCAAGCCCTTCTCCGCCCGCGAACTGCTGGCGCGGATCAACGCCGTGCTGCGCCGCACCCGCATGCTGCCGCCCAACCTGCAGGTCAGCGAAGCCAGCCGGCTGATCGGCTTCGGCCGCTGGAAGCTGGACACCACCGCACGCCACCTGCTCGACGAAGACGGCACCCTGGTCGCCCTGAGCGGCGCCGAGTACCGCCTGTTGCGCGTGTTCGTCGACCACCCACAGCGCGTGCTCAGCCGCGAGCAGCTGCTGAACCTGACCCAGGGCCGCGAGGCGGACATCTTCGACCGCTCCATTGACCTGCTGGTCAGCCGCCTGCGCCAGCGCCTGCTGGATGACGCCCGCGAGCCGGCCTACATCAAGACGGTGCGCAGCGAGGGCTACGTCTTTGCGCTGGCCGTCGAACTGATCGAGCCGAACGAATGA
- a CDS encoding DUF2790 domain-containing protein: MKAFHLGSACLLATLAAFASLGAQAADAPPVEQYHYGQKLDVKQVIAILEDSGSPFDCGIVNARMDYLDSHGQAHSLAYRKFATQCNDGG, from the coding sequence ATGAAAGCCTTTCACCTCGGCAGCGCCTGTCTGCTGGCAACCCTCGCTGCGTTCGCCAGCCTTGGCGCCCAGGCCGCCGATGCTCCGCCGGTCGAGCAGTATCACTATGGCCAGAAACTGGACGTGAAGCAGGTCATCGCCATTCTCGAGGACAGCGGCTCGCCGTTCGACTGCGGGATCGTCAATGCCCGCATGGATTACCTGGACTCCCACGGTCAGGCGCACAGCCTGGCCTATCGCAAGTTCGCCACCCAATGCAACGACGGCGGCTGA
- a CDS encoding cytochrome c biogenesis protein DipZ: MLLIAFLGGALTLLSPCILPVLPLLLQRAGGPAWSPWVTLLGLASGFAVLASLAAVSSNWVIAASQWGRYFALALLAVSALALLWPRFSDALAKPWAWLGDRLHGEARRLPPGFSAYLLGFAAGLLWAPCAGPVLGLILSGAMLQGPSAQTSLLLFAYGLGSATVLGLVLFAGRRLMQHLRPRLVVFEGLRRATGVLALLAVAGIASGASAQLASGSSSTLVNSLERKVIDGVPALLAKLVPGSTALGAERLPDLGSAPELKGAVEWINSPELKTQDLRGKVVLIDFWTYDCINCQHSLPYVNAWARKYAGQGLLVIGVHTPEYPYERIPANVRAAVKKHDIHYPVALDNQYRIWNAFANQYWPAHYFIDAKGRIRHLAIGEGGYGEQEEVIKALLKERDGASAGA; encoded by the coding sequence ATGTTGCTCATCGCCTTTCTCGGCGGGGCGCTGACGTTGCTCAGCCCCTGCATCCTCCCCGTACTCCCGTTGCTGCTGCAACGCGCCGGCGGCCCTGCGTGGTCACCCTGGGTCACGCTGCTGGGGCTGGCCAGCGGCTTCGCCGTGCTGGCGAGCCTGGCCGCCGTCTCCAGCAATTGGGTGATCGCCGCCAGCCAGTGGGGACGTTATTTCGCCCTCGCGCTGCTGGCGGTCTCCGCGTTGGCGCTGCTCTGGCCGCGTTTCAGCGATGCCCTGGCCAAGCCCTGGGCCTGGCTCGGTGACCGACTGCACGGTGAAGCCCGGCGACTGCCGCCGGGGTTTTCCGCCTATCTGCTCGGTTTCGCCGCCGGCCTGCTGTGGGCACCCTGCGCGGGACCGGTGCTTGGGCTGATTCTCTCCGGCGCGATGCTCCAGGGTCCGAGCGCACAGACCAGCCTGCTGCTGTTCGCCTACGGCCTGGGCAGCGCTACCGTGCTAGGCCTGGTGCTCTTCGCCGGGCGCCGCCTGATGCAGCACCTGCGCCCAAGGCTGGTCGTGTTCGAAGGCCTGCGCCGCGCCACCGGCGTGCTCGCCTTGCTGGCCGTGGCCGGCATTGCGAGCGGCGCCAGCGCGCAGCTCGCGTCGGGCAGTTCGTCCACCCTGGTGAACAGCCTGGAGCGCAAGGTCATCGACGGCGTGCCCGCGCTGCTCGCCAAGCTTGTGCCCGGTAGTACTGCCCTTGGCGCCGAGCGTCTGCCGGACCTCGGTTCCGCCCCGGAACTCAAGGGCGCGGTGGAATGGATCAACAGCCCCGAACTGAAGACGCAGGACCTGCGCGGCAAGGTGGTGCTGATCGACTTCTGGACCTACGACTGCATCAACTGCCAGCACAGCCTGCCATACGTGAATGCCTGGGCCAGGAAATATGCGGGCCAGGGCCTGCTGGTGATCGGCGTGCATACCCCGGAATACCCCTACGAGCGCATTCCGGCAAATGTCCGCGCCGCCGTGAAGAAGCACGACATCCATTACCCGGTGGCGTTGGATAACCAGTACCGCATCTGGAACGCCTTCGCTAACCAGTACTGGCCGGCGCATTACTTCATCGATGCCAAGGGGCGGATTCGCCACCTGGCGATCGGGGAGGGTGGTTATGGGGAGCAGGAGGAGGTGATCAAGGCGTTGTTGAAGGAGCGGGACGGCGCTTCCGCTGGCGCTTGA
- a CDS encoding addiction module antidote protein: MTLELREFDTSAYLDNEEVIAEYLSQVLADGDSDELLVAIGNIAKARGMTKIANDSGLGRESLYKVFAPGAKPRFETVMKVMRALGVELQAKPLAAGKSYGNLPSSD; the protein is encoded by the coding sequence ATGACCCTCGAATTACGCGAATTCGATACCAGCGCTTACCTCGACAATGAGGAAGTGATCGCTGAATACCTGTCCCAGGTGCTGGCCGACGGTGATTCGGACGAGCTGCTGGTAGCCATCGGCAATATCGCCAAGGCGCGCGGCATGACCAAGATCGCCAACGACTCGGGGCTGGGGCGGGAAAGCCTGTACAAGGTCTTCGCACCGGGTGCCAAGCCACGCTTCGAAACGGTGATGAAAGTCATGCGCGCACTGGGTGTGGAGCTTCAGGCCAAACCACTGGCAGCTGGGAAATCATATGGAAACCTGCCGTCCAGCGACTGA
- a CDS encoding type II toxin-antitoxin system RelE/ParE family toxin: MTYLIKQTDIFGRWLAGLRDVQSKVAILRRMERIRSGNLGDARSVGVGVSELRLDIGPGYRVYFTRRGNVVIVLLCGGDKSSQQRDIKLAQQLAGEIE, from the coding sequence ATGACCTACCTGATCAAGCAAACCGACATTTTCGGCCGCTGGCTCGCGGGACTGCGCGACGTCCAGAGCAAGGTGGCCATCCTGCGTCGCATGGAGCGGATCAGGAGCGGCAATCTTGGCGACGCCAGATCAGTCGGCGTTGGCGTCTCGGAACTGCGACTGGATATCGGCCCCGGCTATCGCGTGTATTTCACGCGTCGTGGCAATGTGGTGATCGTGCTGCTGTGCGGTGGAGACAAGTCATCCCAGCAGCGCGATATCAAGCTGGCGCAGCAGCTGGCGGGAGAGATTGAATGA
- a CDS encoding DUF1109 domain-containing protein: protein MNTHELIDLLASGEGPVERHALARRLGVALLGGALGALLLTTTLYGVRADLAEVAVTPIFWAKVALPGSLALLALWLNARLARPGVRGGAAWTLLILPLLLVWLGAAVTLAGAPQEARADLILGRTWRTCALNITLLSVPAFLAIFWALRGLAPTRLRQAGAAGGLLAGATATLAYCLHCPEMGVPFWGVWYLLGMLVPTVLGVLLGPRLLRW from the coding sequence ATGAACACCCATGAACTGATCGACCTGCTCGCCAGCGGCGAAGGCCCCGTCGAGCGCCACGCCCTGGCGCGCCGCCTGGGCGTGGCGCTGCTCGGCGGAGCCCTCGGCGCGCTGCTGCTGACGACGACGCTGTACGGCGTGCGCGCCGACCTCGCCGAGGTGGCGGTCACCCCGATCTTCTGGGCCAAGGTCGCGCTACCTGGCAGCCTGGCCCTGCTCGCCCTCTGGCTCAACGCACGCCTGGCCCGGCCGGGCGTGCGCGGTGGCGCCGCCTGGACGCTGCTCATCCTGCCGCTGCTGCTGGTCTGGCTGGGCGCGGCCGTCACCCTCGCCGGCGCCCCGCAGGAAGCTCGTGCCGACCTGATCCTCGGCCGTACCTGGCGCACCTGCGCGCTGAATATCACCCTGCTCTCGGTGCCGGCCTTCCTCGCCATCTTCTGGGCCCTGCGCGGCCTCGCCCCTACCCGCCTGCGCCAGGCCGGCGCCGCCGGTGGCCTGCTCGCCGGAGCCACCGCCACCCTCGCCTACTGCCTGCACTGCCCGGAAATGGGCGTGCCATTCTGGGGGGTCTGGTACCTGCTGGGGATGCTTGTGCCCACGGTGCTGGGGGTGTTGCTGGGGCCGAGGTTGTTGCGGTGGTGA
- a CDS encoding sigma-70 family RNA polymerase sigma factor produces MQRTTREDELSAREAQLQALLLRGMAGDAAAYREFLAALALHVRGFLRRRLERRPSEIEDLLQEVLLAVHNARHTYHADQPLTAWVQAIARYKLADHFRAFARRDALHDPLDEDGDLFAEGDEEPAQASRDLGKLLQHLPERQRLPIVHVKLEGLSVEETAHLTGLSSSAVKVGIHRGLKALASMIRGKGNDEHP; encoded by the coding sequence ATGCAACGAACTACCCGAGAGGACGAGTTGAGCGCACGCGAAGCGCAGTTGCAGGCCCTGCTGCTGCGCGGCATGGCGGGTGACGCGGCGGCCTATCGCGAATTCCTCGCGGCGTTGGCGCTCCATGTGCGTGGCTTCCTGCGGCGCCGGCTGGAACGCCGGCCCAGTGAAATCGAGGACCTGCTGCAGGAGGTCCTGCTGGCGGTGCACAACGCCCGTCACACCTACCACGCCGACCAGCCGCTGACCGCCTGGGTACAGGCGATCGCCCGCTACAAGCTGGCCGACCACTTCCGCGCATTCGCCCGTCGCGATGCGCTGCATGACCCGCTGGACGAAGACGGCGACCTGTTCGCCGAGGGTGATGAGGAACCCGCGCAGGCCAGCCGCGACCTGGGCAAGCTGCTCCAGCACCTGCCCGAACGCCAGCGCCTGCCGATCGTCCACGTGAAGCTGGAGGGGCTGTCGGTGGAAGAAACCGCGCACCTCACCGGGCTGTCCAGTTCGGCGGTCAAGGTTGGCATCCACCGAGGCCTGAAGGCGCTGGCCAGCATGATTCGAGGTAAGGGTAACGATGAACACCCATGA
- a CDS encoding DUF2282 domain-containing protein — MKSLTLATAALALASLAGVALADDTKAPAGGAAMEKCYGVAMAGKNDCKAGAGTTCAGSAKMDYDGLHWKNVPAGTCTTIKTPHGMGSLTPMKS; from the coding sequence ATGAAAAGCCTCACTCTCGCCACCGCCGCCCTTGCTCTCGCCTCCCTGGCCGGCGTAGCCCTGGCGGATGACACGAAAGCTCCGGCCGGCGGCGCGGCCATGGAGAAGTGCTACGGCGTGGCCATGGCCGGCAAGAACGACTGCAAGGCCGGCGCCGGCACCACCTGTGCGGGCAGCGCCAAGATGGACTACGACGGCCTGCACTGGAAGAACGTCCCGGCCGGTACCTGCACCACGATCAAGACCCCTCACGGCATGGGTTCGCTGACCCCGATGAAGTCCTGA
- a CDS encoding DUF692 domain-containing protein has product MGAGLGLKAEHYGEAWACDADGLWFEVHPENYMVGGPRRAWLERMAERHPLSLHGVSLSLAADAPPDADHLQRLRALVDLVDPALVSEHLAWSAWRGQYHPDLLPFPRTDEALKRIADNIQRTQDALGRRIAVENPSHYLRLEGHDWDEIDFLAELVRRTGCALLMDVNNVHVSGHNLGYSADAYLERVPAEAIAEIHLAGYSHDAGGELLIDSHDAAIAEPVWALYQRLVQRIGPRPTLIERDDHIPAFGELLAEREIAQATLNLAGGCP; this is encoded by the coding sequence ATGGGCGCCGGGCTGGGGCTGAAGGCCGAGCATTATGGCGAGGCCTGGGCGTGCGACGCCGACGGCCTGTGGTTCGAGGTCCATCCGGAGAACTACATGGTCGGCGGTCCTCGCCGCGCCTGGCTGGAGCGGATGGCCGAGCGCCACCCGCTCTCGCTGCATGGCGTGTCGCTGTCGCTGGCGGCGGACGCCCCGCCGGATGCGGACCACCTGCAACGCCTGCGTGCGCTGGTGGACCTCGTCGATCCGGCGCTGGTCTCCGAGCACCTGGCCTGGTCCGCCTGGCGCGGCCAGTACCACCCGGACTTGCTGCCGTTCCCGCGCACGGACGAAGCGCTGAAACGCATCGCCGACAATATCCAGCGCACCCAGGATGCGCTCGGCCGGCGTATCGCCGTCGAGAACCCGAGCCACTACCTGCGCCTGGAAGGCCATGACTGGGACGAGATCGACTTCCTCGCCGAGCTGGTGCGACGCACCGGCTGCGCGCTGCTGATGGACGTCAACAACGTCCACGTCAGCGGCCACAACCTTGGCTACAGCGCCGACGCCTACCTCGAGCGGGTGCCCGCCGAGGCCATCGCCGAGATTCACCTCGCCGGTTACAGCCACGATGCCGGCGGCGAACTGCTCATCGACTCCCATGACGCCGCCATTGCCGAACCGGTCTGGGCGCTCTACCAGCGCCTGGTCCAGCGCATCGGGCCACGGCCGACGCTGATCGAGCGGGACGACCATATCCCGGCGTTCGGCGAACTGCTGGCCGAGCGCGAGATCGCCCAGGCCACGCTGAATCTCGCAGGAGGTTGCCCATGA
- a CDS encoding DNA-binding domain-containing protein: MKRSLGQFQDAFIDALYQRPAPELDALTSQAAFAVYRNTVLKGCVDALCDNYPSVERLVGTPWMRAAAAEYAWRSPPTDARMVRYGAAFPAFLADLESVRELPYLADVARLDRDWLEVFCAAAEPSLELTSLMGMTASDLGALNLRPCRAVRWRWFETQPVYSLWHCSREGLDWPEELPWIGEGALLVAGPEGVVGLPLEKGGCAFLDACAAGHSLDHASALALQEQPDLDFTDLLGRLLRARVFRPLCLA, translated from the coding sequence ATGAAACGCTCCCTCGGCCAGTTCCAGGACGCCTTCATCGACGCCCTCTACCAGCGCCCGGCCCCCGAGCTGGACGCGCTGACGTCACAGGCGGCCTTCGCCGTCTACCGCAATACCGTGCTCAAGGGCTGCGTCGATGCCCTCTGCGACAACTACCCCAGCGTCGAGCGCCTGGTGGGTACGCCGTGGATGCGCGCCGCCGCAGCCGAATACGCCTGGCGTTCGCCACCGACCGATGCGCGGATGGTGCGTTACGGCGCGGCGTTCCCGGCCTTTCTCGCGGACCTGGAAAGCGTCCGCGAGCTGCCGTACCTGGCTGACGTGGCGCGGCTGGATCGCGACTGGCTGGAGGTGTTCTGCGCCGCCGCCGAGCCGAGCCTGGAGCTGACCTCGCTGATGGGCATGACCGCCAGCGACCTCGGCGCACTGAACCTGCGACCCTGCCGTGCGGTGCGCTGGCGCTGGTTCGAGACGCAACCGGTGTACAGCCTCTGGCATTGCAGCCGCGAAGGCCTGGACTGGCCGGAGGAGCTGCCGTGGATCGGCGAAGGCGCGCTGCTGGTCGCCGGCCCCGAGGGTGTCGTCGGATTGCCGCTGGAGAAGGGCGGTTGCGCTTTTCTCGATGCCTGCGCCGCCGGCCACAGCCTGGACCACGCCTCGGCTCTGGCGCTGCAGGAACAGCCCGACCTCGATTTCACCGACCTGCTCGGCCGCCTGTTGCGGGCCCGCGTCTTCCGTCCCCTGTGCCTCGCTTGA
- a CDS encoding DoxX family protein codes for MDIAHPTSLSPRRLWNQLADGLQRCLSESFLCLVARLGIAAVFFMSGRTKVEGLLTITPSTYDLFQTEYALPLISPYLAAHLATYAEHLFPILLVLGLFTRLSALALLGMTTVIEVFVYPDAWPTHLSWAGLLLLLIARGAGGWSLDRLLRLH; via the coding sequence ATGGATATTGCCCATCCCACTTCCCTGTCACCGCGCCGGCTCTGGAACCAGCTGGCCGACGGCCTGCAGCGCTGCCTTAGCGAATCCTTCCTGTGCCTGGTGGCGCGGCTGGGGATCGCCGCGGTGTTCTTCATGTCCGGGCGGACCAAGGTCGAGGGCCTCCTGACCATCACCCCGAGCACCTACGACCTGTTCCAGACCGAGTACGCGCTGCCGTTGATCTCGCCCTACCTCGCGGCGCACCTGGCGACCTACGCCGAACACCTGTTCCCGATCCTGCTGGTGCTCGGCCTGTTCACCCGTCTCTCGGCGCTGGCGCTGCTGGGCATGACCACGGTGATCGAGGTCTTCGTCTACCCGGACGCCTGGCCCACGCACCTGTCATGGGCCGGCCTCCTGCTGTTGCTGATCGCTCGCGGGGCGGGGGGCTGGTCGCTGGACCGACTGCTGCGCCTGCATTGA